TACACGGAACGACACCGCAGGCTTTGCCCGGCCGCTCGACCTTCATCTGCGTGCCGACTGCAAGATAATCGTCAAGGATATGTAAGGTAGCCGGGTTGAAGCCGCAGGTCGCAAGACCCGTATTTCTGCACCGTCCGAAACGGAATCGGAAGCCGCCTTTCCGCATAGGATACGAAAAGGACGGTCTGCCGGCGAGCATATCCCGCATATACTTGTCCTTCGGATGGACCCCCGGCTCCTCTTCTTCCTCTTGGGCAGGAGTATTTCCGCTGATAAGTTCCTCGAGCCACTCCCAGCCGTCGAGATTCATCTTCGCGACGTTCTTCTGGATCTTCGGGGCTTTCAGACCGATACCTTCGGCGATAACGAGGGCCATTCCTCCGCGAACAACGTTCGTCTCGACCCGTTCCAGATTTCGGTGTCCTGAGATCTCTTCCTTCTCGGTGGGTTCTCCGTCGATGCAGATAGGACAGTTTCTGATGATCAGACGAATATCGTCGTCTTTTGGGAGATACTGCATACTCTGGATATTATTATACTGTTTGATCTCCTCGACGTACCGCTCGATCTCCTCTTCACGGGGTTTGTACCGGTCGATCCCGAGAAGCCGGCGCACATAATCGCCGACGAGAACTGAAAGCGCCTGGGCCGTTCCTCCGGCGGAACGGATGGGGCCTGCATAGTAGATCGAGAGATACTCGGTCCCGTCGTCGTTTCTTCGAACGGCAACTTTGCCGATACCCTCGGTCGGCGCCGCGACCACACCTTCTGTGAGAAGGGCCATGGATGCACGGATCGCATGATCGAGGATATCCTCGCGGGTCGACTCGCCGAACTCCTTCCCGACGAACGCGTCACCGATCTTGAGGGCGGCCTCTTCTCTGGACATCCGGTCCTCAAGATACCGGATCTTTTCGGCGACCCCTTTGTAGCCGAGCAAAGCTTCCACTCGTCCGGCGAGATCACTTGCGATCGGGATCTCCACATACGGCCGGGGATCGACGCCGACACGTTTCGCCGCATTGGCAATTTCCATCGCCCGGTCGAGTCCGGCGATAAGGCCGTCGAGATACGCCCGGTACTCACTCGAGGTTACCAGTTCTGCCATAGATCAGTAATCATAGATCTGGAATTTTGCAAGCGTCAGGGCGGCACAGAGTTTAACGGTGCCGTCGGAACTTTTGGCAGCTTCCATGAGAGATGGGAGCGAAGGCTCGCCGATCTTTTCAAGGGCGGCGGCCGCCATGCCGCGGGTGGTCGGGTTATTCGAAGAGAACAAACCAATAAGCGTCGGGACGGCCTCTTCGCCGAAAGCGGCAAAGACGGCGCCGTAATACTTCTGGGTCGCCATTTCCGTCTCCTCTTTCGACGCAGCGACGAGGAAGGGCATCACTGAGGGGCCGATCCGGATCAGCGCACGACCGAGATACCAGCGGTGATTCATCGTTCCGGTCTTTAGTGCCGCAATGATTGCTGGGATGATCGTGTCCGGATCACTTTTTCCAAGAGCCGCCAATTCCGAAACGGCCTCGTGACGCTGATTCAGATCTTCAGCAGAGAGCCGGGCGAATACTTCTGCAGAATCCATTTATTTGATCACCTTGATTGCGTTTTCCGGGGATGCCTCGCTTTTTCCAAGAACTTCCTGCGCTGAGAAGCCGGTACCCTTTGCCACCTTAGCGGGTTTTGGCGCATCCTCGCCGTACCAGAGGGTCAACTGCGGGAACGGAATGTCGATGCCGGCTTTCCGGAGAGCCTGGAACAATTTCCACAGCATATCGGTCCTCACATCCCACCAGAATCCTGACGGACACCAGATACGGACCTTAAGATTTATACTGTTGTTTCCGAGTTCGTCCACGTACACTGAGGGTCCCGGATTTTTCAGAGCATACGGATGCTTCTCGATAACCTCTTTGATGACTTTGATGGCTTTATCCGCATCATCCGTGTATCTGATCCCGATATTGTAATCGAACCTTCGTGCTATGTGGGCCACATAGTTCGTGATATCAGAGGAGAACATCGACGCATTCGGGATGCGAACGTAGATCCCTTCGTAGGTACGGATCGTCGTGGAAAGAAGACCGATGTCTTCAACATAGCCTTCGATCCCGTTCACACTGATATTGTCCCCGATACCCACCGGCCGCTCGAACATCAGCAGAACGCCGGCAACAAAGTTGGAGAGCGTGTTTTGGGAAGCAAAACCTATTGCGATGGCGACGATACCTCCGGCGACCATCAAACCGGAGAAGTCTATATGCAGGAACGGACTTGCCGCAACGATACCGACAAAATACGTTCCCCATCGAACGAGCTTTGCCAGAAACGTGCTGTTGTTGATCTCAACTTTGCCGGCAAGGACCCGCATAACAACAACCGAAATAACTTTCGCTATAACATATGTCGCGACAAGGATGATGACCGCAGCGAGAAGATTTCCATAGGTGATCGCACCAAAGAAGGTGGTATCAAGGAATGAATTGCCGACAAGGATCTCGGTGGTGTTGTCTGCCATTTCAGATCAGCCCCATATCCATAGTAAAGGACGTATCGTTGAGCATACCGGTCACATTAAAAAATGGTGTGAGTTTGCGGTTTTTAAAGAGCCGGTTTGACGGGGTCATTTCCGGACGGATGGGGGAATCGATCCCAGTCACAACTGCCACATCCGGACTGATGATCTTCATTTCGGCTGAAGCGGCAACGAAATTTTCATCAAAGTAGAGGTAGAGACCTTTCTGGAAAATGACGACTCTCCCAACGGTCGCCCATTCATCCGATCTGTTTTCGATCTCAAGTTTCAGGAGACCCGTCTCGTAATTTTTCATTGACGGCGGATAATAATACACCTTGCTTTCATTGAATCGGGTGATGACTCCGCGGTTCGCCCCGCCGTAGAGGGAGTATTTGGGGTATACATAGGAGACGATATCGAGGATATCTGCCGGACCTTCTTTCGACTCAAGAAAAACACCGATCTCGATCGGCATCGTCACAAAGACGACGCATTTTCCTGACGGCTCGACCCTGATCGGATCGAATTTGATCTCCATGAAGTCGGTGAGGTTGTCGGGAAGGTTGAGCGGTTCGACCGGATGGATGAGCACTTTTGCGCCGTTCGCGCAGACATTGATCTCGGTTTTCCAGTCTCCAAGCGCCCGGTTATAATGATACATCCCGTTTTGGAGGTCAAAGGAAAGCGTGAGACCTTCGAAGTTGACCGCGTAGTCGATCGGGAATTTGCCGTACCCAAACTGCACTATATCGGTCTCGTTTCCGTGTTCGTAGGTAACGGTCTCGTTTCCTTTCTTTCGACCACTGGAATGAAGTATTTTCAATGCCATGTTCATGCCCCTCGAATCTTTAGTACTATTGGTCGTACCGGGGTAAGTTAGTTTTCATTAGCGGACCATTCGCTTGCATCCTATTCAATGAAGTGCGGAATGATCAAAAAAAAGGGGGAAGATCAGTCGACGATATCTTCCGGTGTCTTTGCAAGCTGGCTTGCATTTTTCACCGCTTCTACGGCCTTTGCGATCTCCTCTTTGTCCGGGAGGTCGCCTAAGATACTGTCATCCAGAACAATATCGGAGATTGAATCCGCTTCTGCGAGGTCTTCTCCGCCAAGGAACTTTGCACCCTGTTTTACCAGGTTCGTAAGTTCGAACGGGAAGATGATCTTCGTTGCCTGACCGTCTGCCATCTTCTGCATGGTGTTTAAGGAAAGGACTGTGATAGAACGTTTATCGAGCGTACGGGATCCAAGAGAGATGATCCGCAGACCCTGGGCTTCTCCCTGGGCTTCGAGGATCCGGCTCTGACGGGTACCTTCTGCACGAAGGATCTTACTCTGACGTTCACCCTCGGACTCAAGGATCATACTCTGTCTGAGACCTTCGGCTTTGAGAATTGCGGCACGCTTTTCTCCGTCTGCACGAAGGATTGCGGCACGCCGTTCTCTTTCTGCAGAGGTCTGTTCTGTCATTGCCTGCTTGACGGCGCCGATCGGGTTGACTTCTTTGATCTCGACACGTTCGATCTTGACACCCCACTGATCGGTTTCCTTATCAAGGATATCCCGAAGCTTGCGGTTGATCATATCACGGTTGTAGAGGACCTCATCGAGTTCCATATCACCGATAATGCCACGAAGACTCGTCTGAGCAAGGGCCACGGTTGCCTGACGGTAGTTGGCTACTTCAAAGTAGGCACGTTCCGGGTCCATGACACGGACATAAATGATCGCATCCACGTCGGTCGGAGAGTTATCTTTGGTGAT
This Methanocorpusculum sp. DNA region includes the following protein-coding sequences:
- a CDS encoding HEAT repeat domain-containing protein; its protein translation is MDSAEVFARLSAEDLNQRHEAVSELAALGKSDPDTIIPAIIAALKTGTMNHRWYLGRALIRIGPSVMPFLVAASKEETEMATQKYYGAVFAAFGEEAVPTLIGLFSSNNPTTRGMAAAALEKIGEPSLPSLMEAAKSSDGTVKLCAALTLAKFQIYDY
- a CDS encoding mechanosensitive ion channel family protein; amino-acid sequence: MADNTTEILVGNSFLDTTFFGAITYGNLLAAVIILVATYVIAKVISVVVMRVLAGKVEINNSTFLAKLVRWGTYFVGIVAASPFLHIDFSGLMVAGGIVAIAIGFASQNTLSNFVAGVLLMFERPVGIGDNISVNGIEGYVEDIGLLSTTIRTYEGIYVRIPNASMFSSDITNYVAHIARRFDYNIGIRYTDDADKAIKVIKEVIEKHPYALKNPGPSVYVDELGNNSINLKVRIWCPSGFWWDVRTDMLWKLFQALRKAGIDIPFPQLTLWYGEDAPKPAKVAKGTGFSAQEVLGKSEASPENAIKVIK
- a CDS encoding DUF432 domain-containing protein, translated to MALKILHSSGRKKGNETVTYEHGNETDIVQFGYGKFPIDYAVNFEGLTLSFDLQNGMYHYNRALGDWKTEINVCANGAKVLIHPVEPLNLPDNLTDFMEIKFDPIRVEPSGKCVVFVTMPIEIGVFLESKEGPADILDIVSYVYPKYSLYGGANRGVITRFNESKVYYYPPSMKNYETGLLKLEIENRSDEWATVGRVVIFQKGLYLYFDENFVAASAEMKIISPDVAVVTGIDSPIRPEMTPSNRLFKNRKLTPFFNVTGMLNDTSFTMDMGLI
- a CDS encoding SPFH domain-containing protein; amino-acid sequence: MDALTLLAIILVVIILFIFAKGVVIVQPYQKGLAVRLGTYTGQVNPGFKWVVPFITTVYKLDLRTQVIDVPSQEVITKDNSPTDVDAIIYVRVMDPERAYFEVANYRQATVALAQTSLRGIIGDMELDEVLYNRDMINRKLRDILDKETDQWGVKIERVEIKEVNPIGAVKQAMTEQTSAERERRAAILRADGEKRAAILKAEGLRQSMILESEGERQSKILRAEGTRQSRILEAQGEAQGLRIISLGSRTLDKRSITVLSLNTMQKMADGQATKIIFPFELTNLVKQGAKFLGGEDLAEADSISDIVLDDSILGDLPDKEEIAKAVEAVKNASQLAKTPEDIVD